CATCGGTTCAGTCGGTTAAACCGGTCGGCCAGAtattttgctcacccctagccCGAAGGGGTATAGATTCACGCAATCAAAGCTTTTGACAGGGATACTTttgcaaaaataataaatgGTATGAACCAGAAGTGTTGCGAAACCATAATTTTATACAGTTGGTGAAATTTTACTCGGTCAAATTATTTACATCCTCCGGCTacttttaaaacttaattattgTATTAATTATCAACTTGCCAATAATTTATAAAGTATGAACTCgttattaaattttcttattttaaaatatccaaaaattgtattcattaattattagaaaataattataatgtcAATTAACTCGTTGAGCCAAACTCTATATAAGTTATGTCAATTATATTTGTTGTtatatgattggtcggtgtattAATTTGGCAAAAAAGAAAGTTGGAGTATTAAtttgtcaagttttaaagttcgtatTGTAATTGCacattagggtaaagttcgagTATGAATTTACAATTAACCCTAAAACATTAAACTATAATAAAGGTACCCTAATATATAACATTAATGAGAAATACTCatctaataaatattatttgatgaaaaatataaaagttaaaaaaatcacataaaaatctaataaataaaatttgttcaAAAAGAATTTTACATTAAATATATTGTAAACaatatacaatttaaaatttagttgtATAAAAATCAATAATCATGCAAGATTTACACGATTTTTGATTGCTTTGATCATCCAAAATCATATCCTGAGTTATGAGTTAAAATGGAAAAGTTTGTATATGAACAAAGTTGATCACTTATGATTGCGAAAATTAGAGAAATTCTCGTGTGAACCCGCGTAAAGATtataaactaaacatttatcacatttcttaTTAATAAGTTGAACATTTCATCACATTTCTCATTAAtatatggtaaaaaaaaaaactattcataattttaactaatACATTTCTGTAGAAATTAGACAATATGATTTGTTAAGTTTACGaatataatcaaataaaaatatagaacgTATCTGATCCGACATAATGTAGAATTACATAACCAAAACAAACTTAAATTAACAAGAAAACAATTGTTTACAATCAAATTAGCCTTAAGCCTTAATGCTGTCATCTAAATCCCCCACAGGATCAATCTGAGGCCTAAATTTATACCTTTTAGcaacaaataaataagtaaaaaaattgatcaaacTCAAAGCAGATAGCAACcaataaaaaagatttaaatgGTTCCTGTTAATATTATTTCCAGCCAACCATCCTCCACTTCTTGTATTATCCTTGGTTGCACTATTTactatattaatcaaaatggTGCTCAAAAAATACCCGAGTGCCATCGAACTCCAAAGAAAGCAAGTTGAGATCGATTTGATCCCTTTCGGTGCCTGTGAATAGAAAAATTCAAGAAGTCCAACGTAAGTAAACATGTCCGCAATTCCAAATATGAAGTACTGAATTGATAACCAGAACACACTAATCGGCAATGGCTGCAATACGGGAATTGCATCGATCATGCCATGGTCTCGCGCAACTTTTTTTCGTTTTCCTTCGATTAATGCCGCGGCTGCCATGGAAATTGATGACAGGATTAGGCCTACACCGATACGTTGGAGATGCGTAATGCCTGACGGGTGGTTTGTGATTTTACGGGCGAAGGGTACGAAGATGTGATCGTAGAGCGGGATTATGATTGTCAGGAAAAGGAATGGGAAAATTGGGAGTGAAGCTGGTGGGATGTTGAAGGAATTGGCGATTCGAGTGTCCATTGAAAGGCCTTGTTGGACTGAAAATGTTTGGAGCTGAGCTAGACAAAGGGTCATAATGATTGTGCAGCAAAATACAGGGAGCATTCCGAGTATTGTTTTCGCATTTTCTACTTGTGTTACTCTGCAGAGTTTCCATGGATTTTGAGCTTCAGGTTTTTCATTTTGGCCTGAAATTGTTGCTGCTTTGTCTAGGAACCTGCACCATAAAAGAATTCAATTTTCAGATATAAATACACATGCAATTCTTCATATAATACATCCTATATTGATTAGAAATATATTAAGTTCTATGTTTTGATGTTTCATTTCCGTTTCcgaaaacaatattaaaattgtaaaagtttataatatttaaagcacttttttttattaaaaataaaagttggggGCCAGGGCCCTGTTGGGGTGGCTCTGCCCCTGCTTTTTTTACCGGAAAGATTGAAAATCTTCATTGATAATCGGCTTGTAAAAGTCTGGGGTCTCTGCCCAATGCCCATGCTTGAAACTGTATTACATTTGCTTTTTTTACATGTGtttgaactttaaattttgactgAATTTACGCATAGTTTCGGAAAGTccgtatataaatttaaattacgaACCGGACTTGGATAATAAAAATTGATCCGAATTAGACCCAAACCGTGCTTCGACTTGTACAAAAGAATAAGTCAGGCCCTGTTGGGCCCGGCCCATGTAAAGGCCTAGTGGGTTAATTGATGTATTAAATGACTATACTTGACCTGAAAGAATCAGTATGGAACTGAAATTCTGACTCTATAGCAGCTTCCTTGTCCTTGTTAATCTCATACAGTTCTGAAGAATCTTCAGGAATTTGAAGTTTCCTATTTCTGAAAGCTGCAACATAAACCTGCAGGTCCAAGAACTCTCATGCACCGAAAAAACATGGGTTAAATATTTTCACGGTCACTGTATTATACGTTTTTGACAAAATAGTTATCTACAGGTCACCCAATCAATTCTGGTCAATAATTATCTATGTGACCGATAAATTTCTACATGTCCAACTTTACAACGTAAGCAATTCATTGGCCACATCGCCAAGTAATAGCCgggattttattaaataatcttCTTTTGTAGGAAAATGAAAGTTTCATGTAacaaataacatgtcggaaACCGATTCATAAAAAATGTATAATGTAGTAACCGCAAAAATATAAACCGAAAAAACATATTTGTAAAAAGTCACAAACTTAATACTTCACCACTTCAATTTTACCTGAACAATCTCAACAATAGCATTTGATCCTCGAACGGGTTGAATTCGATACATCGGCAATCCAGCAAAAAATATGACCAGACCCAAAATCATAGCAAGAAAGCTCAGAGAAAATCCCCAATCCCATCCTTTTTTATCTTGCACCCAAACTAAAAGTGTTAAGCTAATAGCACCACCAACACACAATGCTAGCAATAGATAGTTGAAGAAGCTAGACATTTGCCTGCTCTCTTTTTTGTCTTTCTCGTCGAATTGATCCGCCCCGTGCGCTGGTAATGCAGCTTTGATCCCTCCGCTGCCGAGAGCAACCAAATAGAGACCGACGAATAGCATTAGGGCGTTGGTGCCTCCGACTTTTACGCAATGCGAGGTGGGATCGAAGACGTTACAGAGAGGCGGTTTGAGGTTTGGATAGTGAGCTTGAATTCCTAGCAGGGCTAGTCCCTGGATAACAATATCATTTTCAGATCAGActgtccaattttttttaaaaagtatatttgataaaatgctTAAAATTAcgaatagaaaaaaaaacattttacctaGATATAAAGCttccaagttttttttttgaaaatacagataaattttcgtgcaacatacacagaaacaaaaataatagaaaTAGAACACGAAATATAAAAACGATATTTTTATGAGAAtagtttattatataaaatttttatatatagatatttataaaatgacaaataaaatactaaaatgcaATACTCGATAAAATTTCATGCAACATAGATTTGATGAAACGACGAGCGTATTGATTACTAAACGATGTATTTTTACCAAAAGCTCGAGAAACCCTGAGACTATGACAGCTTTCCATCTGCCAATGAAAGTATCAGCAAAAAAAGCCACAAGAATGGTAAGGATATAGCTAGCACCCATAAAATTGGTCAACTGATTAGCTGCATCTGCAATTTTAAAGTGCATAAACCCATTGAAATATGTCACCAAGTTCACTGCTAATGCAACAGTTCCCAACTGTTCGAAACAGAAGGTTCCtgtcaaaaaaaagaaaacgtATCAGAAACTTGCCGTTTTGAAAATATGTCGGAAATTTGGCATTTCGGACataaaacttcaattttaacataGAAAATCTTAGAATAACACCGTTTTTCTCTGTCCATCTCTAAGTGTTCTGTTTTTCAATATCCGTGTCTATGCTACGtagcaaatatataaaaaagaaattaaaattaaaaagattctTGCCAAGAATAAGCAATGAAGGTCTGGCTCCTCCATGTTTATACTTCACTGCTTGTCTTCCCTTCCAATCAACCTTTCCTTCAATAACCTCAAATTTCTCctgtaaattaataattcaacaacaataattgtcataataatctgaaattcaattattttaaattactttaatttcAGATTAGTTTAGAAAATGATTACCATGGCAAGAATGCTCTAATTGCCTCTGCAAGAGTAATAGAGGGAAACCAGAATATATGGTATAAGACTATATCCTGAAGTGCAAtgatgtttatatttataagcaAGAAAAGATTTATAACCCAAAGTTTAGTATTTTCCAAAATTATTTAGTACTATCTTTCTAATTTGGGTTAacgtcataaaaattcaccaactttacacgttttttcaatttaatcatgttttttaaaacttctcataaacatacaccaattttcattttttcccaaattcatacacggtgctgacttGTCACTCgttcattggttaaaaatgacttatacctcagcaaattgcaccaatgaatgagtgccacattagcaccgtgtatgaatttggagaaaaaataaaaattggtgtatgtttgtgagaaattttaaaaactgtgattaaattgaaaaaacatataaagttggtgaattatTATGACATTAcctttctaattttatttattgtatttCCTTATAGGTAACTTTGTTATTACTGGCTTGGccccttattttcttattaattatGGTCAAACTTTCCATATGCTTCAAATTTTAGATTTATGGGAGTAATTAATTTCTTTTCCTGGTAGACTAGTTAAGGATACAAATCATGGACTacttatattaattgaattattttagctaattaatGTATGATTCAATGCTTTTGAAATATGcgcaattaattaaatagtaatttttttggaCAAATAATGAAATTTCTGTGATAAAGTTTCGAAttctataataatatattacaaTATATATTCTTTGATTGGAAAATTTTAGGAATAATTGCATTATTGGTGTTTAACTTTTTCAAATGTACCAATTTAATGTCTAAACTACTTTTTTGCTATTTCAAGTTCTAATACTATTGTATCAATATGGTGCTTTTGATCGATGAACCCTTGTATGGATAGGATCAAACAAAATTAGGTTTAAAGTGCCTTAGGCACCGTTTGtattgatggattctaaacaatccatgaatttggacaaaatctatcgtttgcctagaaaaaaaattaatagaatccatggatttataaatttcttcattttctacaatccatcatttttgagggttttgatttcccacctattaagtgggaaagtccaaatccaccattttttatagatgatggattgttatactatttattattttgcataaataatattaaaaatccattaattttatattctatccaaacgatggaattttaaaatctatggatttaaattccattgatttaaaatccatccattttgctaaaatccatgaattttaaaaaccctcaattCAAATGGTGCCttagttaatttatttactATCAAAATTGTTACCAAAATACTGATTGTGCAAAATTAGATTCCAAATGTGATCTAAAATAGAGTTAATTTTGCATACATAGAAAGATAACTAAGCTGTTTTGGAACAAGATAGTACAAAATCAATAGttcctccggtccataatatttatcgcatttgtgaatattttttggtttataaatatttgtcaCGTTAGAATTTCAAGAAAATATGAATTGctgttttttcaaatttatccctagtaataaataacttaataagttaaaaggactagtcaaacataaaactaatagaattaatatggacaatttagtaaaaatatatacaaaattaaaatatatttattagtttcttAATCTATGGGAAATGgtcaaatgcgataaatattatggacctgGGGTAGTATTATTTGTCACGTTAGAGTTTCAAAAAAGTAAGaattgttattttttcaaatttatccctAACAATAAATAACTTAGTAAGGTTAAAAAAAACTAGTCAAACATAAAACTAATGGAATTAATATGaacaattcaataaaaatatatacaaataaagatatatttattagtttcttaatctatgtgaaatagtcaaatgcgacaaatattatggattgAAGAGAGTATTATTTCTATGAGGTTAAATCGACCAAAAGTATTAGGACtgtcaaaatttaatttgattcttCAAACACGTAAAATTGGCGAATCCGAATCGAGTTTTAGTCTGTTCAAGTAAAAAACGTGTCAGTATatttataactcaaaataaatgGACCATGTCATGGGTTAACTCACTACTCTGCCTAACATGTTCACAAATTATACTacttaaaatcatataaaaataaaaggattataattttataaaatacaaaaataaaattatgttaaataaaaataaaatctataaatttgaggtcaaaattatatttacatattttaaatacaTGTTCGGGTTAAATAAGTTATGGTTAAATGAATCGTATTAGTTATTTCATGTtagttgtattatttatttattttgacgtGTTAATTGCATGTCAGAAATATTTTCCCCGGTACTATAATTATagttcaaaaagaaaattaatatttttttcttttttttgtaatttgggAAAGGGGCAGTACTTTGTTGGAGGAATCGAactcacgacctagcagtttgctgctcagCGTTTATACCACTTGAAATATAACTCATTATATGTCGATTTGACCATTTCTTGAGgactaaataattagtatatgaTTATGACTCCATCTCTCTAATTATTGTTATTACTGCCACATTGccgatttataatttaagagcCTGCTTAATGACACTGTCAAAATGATAGTATAATGACATGAGAATGATCCATAATTCATATTAAGTCAAGCTAAACAGACATTTAGTATAATTACAATATAACAAGCACaaaatttttcatataaaatccacaaaatgataagaaaaaaaatcagttagTGTTTACATGTAATGTAAATGTTGCAAAGTAAAATGCTTACGGAATGATAGAGAGAGGAAAAACTCCATTTTCTTAATGCAAAATGTCTTTTTCAAGCAAACATTTCGTCTCTAGacgaatataatattaattactcCTTCCGCTCCataaaaaaaggcaaaatgttttagaaaaatacctattttttagccattttttaaCTATAccctgattttataaaattatcaattttatccaaatttgtATCTTTCACTTTGAGTTGTAcccaattttattaattgcacGCTTTTCtactagaaaaaaaaaagaactctTTATGAATGACaaatttgaactctttttcattaaaaaaaaattaaaacgaataatttatttgaatttttttcgaataaaaaaaagattaatttaacACTTGTgaatacaattgaaagtgaaaagtGTAGATTTGGACAAAAgtaacaattttataaagtatGACTgaaaaagaattttaaaaatggatatttttaagatatttttgccaaaaaagaaaagaaatatacTACTGTTGAAAGATACCAAGACAGAACGCAGTCCAAATCATtgatttattaaatatgagaaaggGTTCACATCAATTTGCCATATGGTTAATTTGGTAAATTTTGTCGTAGATGTTATCTCTATTATTGAGTGTAAATCGATGTTTCTGATGACAACTTGTTAGTTGATATTAGGAACGTAACCTATTTGAAATTGAttcaaaaatacttaaaaaagtCATGTTAAATTCGACTTAAAATTACTTTATGTTAATTGCCGAATCGAATTCGAGCATCTCGATAAACTTAATAGTACTTTAGTTAAATTACTTATAAACGAAGGattcaccccctcaatttgacacaaaatattaaaaaggttattttcgaaacttttgtataAAACACATACGCAACTATGCACTTTAACATCAAATAGGCACTCTCCCACTCTCATCCCGTTGAATGAGACACTTtccatacaaaaaaaaaagaaccttaatattttatttatccctcaaatttattcttaatattttaaatttaattaattatatatttttaattttaaaagttcaataattattttacttttaaataaaaatataaggatttttttcccttttctcccttttttttcttttctcccGCCATCGCCGCTACCCACCGCCTCCTCCTCCTCATGTGGCTGCGATGGTGGATATCGGTAGGGGTGGCATTAAACAGTTAaaaccgaataaccgaaccAACCGAGTTAATCAAActgaaatataatttgaaaatatggtTCAGTTACGGtcagaatttttaaaattttggccattcggttcggttttgacaaaaaaataaccgtaataaccgaaccgaccgtatTTTAAACCTACGTCGTTTTAAGCTTTTATATACATACATTTATATATTCAACttgtttgttttttataattttagaataaaaaaaaaacgatatACATAGATTTAATAAAAAGCATATGTACCCTccattttatttctaatttttttaagaatctttttttttctaaaaatcatacaaaaaatattacggttttcgaccaaaccgaaatatttcggtttagttaattcggttttgaaattattttggttAATATGGTTCGGTGacagaaattttttaaaaccgaatggttttgaatttttggggATAGGAGAAAGTGATACGCTTAATTtgtatagtattttttttctatatataatgtatgtattatatatttttttaaagaaattatacTTGGAAATGTATTTGATTTGTAGATAATTTTAATTAGAGTATAGCGGTGCGTTTGAGGATCAAACAGTGAGATTTGCGAtcgaatttaataatttttcaactCGATTTGACTCGATTACACCACTAGTCAGTTTGTGCAGCCGGCATTAAGTTTACTGCAGATTGGTATGGATGTTCTTCATTCAAAAAGCACCATGAGCAAAAGTTAGCATATCATTATCAGAAATCAAACCCTTTTCTCTCTCAACAaacagatatatatatatatagtatcaAAAAGAATCCATAAGGACTcagatatataataattttagcTATGGGGCAAAACCAACAAATGAAAAGAACTTAATGtacaaataaacaaaagaaCAAGGATACCTGTGCAAAGAATGCTTCACTATACTTTTACAAGTGGAAAATGGTAACCCTAATAAGAGTATAGAATTTAATCTGTCAATAATTCAACAACGAATACTTCACTCGTAAAACAATCCTTCCCTTATCCACCCCGAGCTTGGCTCCTGTTACCAACCAATGTCCCGGAATATCTTGCGGTCCCTTCGACATTTCGGTCACGTCAACTATTTTTGCTAATTTTCCGGCATGGCTTGAACTGTCTTCTTTCTTGTCACTGGAGGTTTTCTCGTTTGAAGATGATGCCGCATTGGATTGCTGAGCAGTAGCATTTGCGGGGCTGTGGTCCCATACAGACCGCCTTATCGTACAGCCCGGAACTTTCGAGAAGAGTAGTTTGAGGTGCAGCACAGTTTTGGCTCCAAATACCCAAACACCAAGCTGAGCTCCGGTAACAATGTGAACACCGGAGAGGTCTCCGATTGAAGTATCGATGAACTCAATTGGAGCCGTGCTTACATGAGAGAAGTTTTTCCACTTGATAGGCTCAAACCATCGGCTGTCTTGCTCTTCGGGACCTCTCCATTTGGGTGCACCAATGGCTATATGTGCATCCCAGTGTGGTTGAAGAATTTTCGGAAGAGACACTAGATGCTGCAAATGGATTGCGAGTCGGTTTTGCTTGTTTCCCTCTAAGCTAAGTCTTAGACCAGTAACAGGTTTACGACCAACTATAACCTGCACGATGCATAATCCAGTTAGGTTCACAAAAGTCAATGTAATGTAGTAACAATAAAGGTTCATTTCGTCCTCCAACTTGGCACAAAAGATCAGAAATTTCGAAGTTGGTGGTTTTGGACAAAAACACCCACAATTGGTCAATTTTGAGTCAGTTTATACTTCTGATCATCAAGACTGATGTTAGAGTGACATCATTTTAGAATGTAAACTGaccaaaaattgcaaaacattTGTTGTTATTGTCCAAAACCACAAACTTTGACTCTTTTGTGCCAAATTGGAGGGACGAAATGAACTTTTATTGAAGGTAGTAATAATAATGCTTTTGCTGATACAGTAGCACAAAGAACTCGAATCTTAAGAACCTTTGACGAGATGGGAAAATTTTCTTGTTTGTAaagaaaaatttacaatttcCTTTTGCATATTAAATACAGATTTTGCATATAGTTAATATCACCTGATCTGGGCTGATATAAAGCTTTGGACTCATCCAGCTGAGCTGAAGGGATTGACAAACAGGCTCCTTTCGTTGGAGATTATTTTGTTCAGGAGCCCAAACTTGAGAAATTTGAAAATCCAAGAAATACTGCAAATCCTCAATTGGTGGTTTGTCTGTTTGAAGAAGATGATAGTTCAGTAAAActattaaatgaataaaaataacatGAACGAGACTTCATGTACGAGTTGTTCATAATAAGCTAGCTACAGTTGCATTAACTTAATGCGCAGTTACATCCAGTTCAAACATTCAGACTTACAAATGTATGGAGCGAGATGAAAAAGCATACGAAAACTTACACTCCAAGTACAAGTCAATTGCCCGGGATAGATTCTTTATGCCGGTTACTCCTTCAAGCAAAGAAA
This window of the Mercurialis annua linkage group LG5, ddMerAnnu1.2, whole genome shotgun sequence genome carries:
- the LOC126682648 gene encoding protein NRT1/ PTR FAMILY 4.5-like; the encoded protein is MEKFEVIEGKVDWKGRQAVKYKHGGARPSLLILGTFCFEQLGTVALAVNLVTYFNGFMHFKIADAANQLTNFMGASYILTILVAFFADTFIGRWKAVIVSGFLELLGLALLGIQAHYPNLKPPLCNVFDPTSHCVKVGGTNALMLFVGLYLVALGSGGIKAALPAHGADQFDEKDKKESRQMSSFFNYLLLALCVGGAISLTLLVWVQDKKGWDWGFSLSFLAMILGLVIFFAGLPMYRIQPVRGSNAIVEIVQVYVAAFRNRKLQIPEDSSELYEINKDKEAAIESEFQFHTDSFRFLDKAATISGQNEKPEAQNPWKLCRVTQVENAKTILGMLPVFCCTIIMTLCLAQLQTFSVQQGLSMDTRIANSFNIPPASLPIFPFLFLTIIIPLYDHIFVPFARKITNHPSGITHLQRIGVGLILSSISMAAAALIEGKRKKVARDHGMIDAIPVLQPLPISVFWLSIQYFIFGIADMFTYVGLLEFFYSQAPKGIKSISTCFLWSSMALGYFLSTILINIVNSATKDNTRSGGWLAGNNINRNHLNLFYWLLSALSLINFFTYLFVAKRYKFRPQIDPVGDLDDSIKA
- the LOC126683197 gene encoding MACPF domain-containing protein CAD1, encoding MGMSSDALTTTLCNSIQALGRGFDVTSDIRLLYCKGAAGSRLVHVDEQLTKDLHVSDGVLLPNVSADIDCSAGQMGIERIPVCTFHEMAGRFNEKSGISGHIPLGSFNSMFNFTGSWKIDAAATKSLAMVGHFIPLYKIQLAKVNLVLHDEIKRAVPYSWDPAAMASFIESYGTHIVTSATIGGRDVVYIKQHQSSSLLGSDIESYVKDIADQRFQDSKSQLTDGPLKYKDKDVTVIFRRRGGDDLEQSHAKWAETVQLAPDVINMTFTPIVSLLEGVTGIKNLSRAIDLYLEYKPPIEDLQYFLDFQISQVWAPEQNNLQRKEPVCQSLQLSWMSPKLYISPDQVIVGRKPVTGLRLSLEGNKQNRLAIHLQHLVSLPKILQPHWDAHIAIGAPKWRGPEEQDSRWFEPIKWKNFSHVSTAPIEFIDTSIGDLSGVHIVTGAQLGVWVFGAKTVLHLKLLFSKVPGCTIRRSVWDHSPANATAQQSNAASSSNEKTSSDKKEDSSSHAGKLAKIVDVTEMSKGPQDIPGHWLVTGAKLGVDKGRIVLRVKYSLLNY